In Archangium violaceum, the following are encoded in one genomic region:
- a CDS encoding PilZ domain-containing protein: MATEKVDVTRARESILGYRLGPGLRAEASVEGEQPEARLVQLSPEDLTLSLSRPTVLRPGQTANVVLGVGGKRTSLRAQVTNVHVPGPEEASELSLRFVAPPLDQGRHIVSVLEGMRDKGELEMPRSRPIWRERITRADRICRIFEALTARRCRGMARASTGDVELVAALYDKYDGRVAWEVMGVLPSVPFTLEMFGYSSVLHFQVEHATYEDGLWSVPLPKELVRYRHRWLRRAPAWGGCAVRFSHPLWPQVRVERELAELSYDGMSFCTNPGEDVMYPGLVLPEIEVGMPGREPVRLKAEVRSITGSSLGRRCGMSVVPVTSEEAHRWRNLVEEQSHPNTRVTGEWNQGTWELFERSGYFRLSGKSPADFERMQAEYREAHERLERNPRLGYRVVRPTPGGEAVEASLSWLKPYSGSWLGHQLARHQPGNERARGTAREALRDIYLRGFEPAQMDAEVKWFLAYCEAHVRWVRFTAFDFAEWYQHTGKACMVPFRFMEADARREWEKPEGITLGAPTEEEKEAFFERVKETRPEAYREALDLVPERFELTELKRKWSEAGLKRERDVLVARKEGRALAVGVLETAHPGLNLFHVLDGLRIVPLVDEASAEGQEAMLALLAGAAEWYRQRGLDVFVHYVETEHTGYTERAKLADLGEGRIWILSAQLLPDFIEHLYEATTPRGDL; encoded by the coding sequence ATGGCGACGGAGAAGGTGGACGTCACGCGCGCCCGAGAGAGCATCCTGGGCTACCGCCTGGGGCCAGGGCTGCGGGCGGAGGCGTCGGTGGAGGGGGAGCAACCCGAGGCGAGGCTGGTGCAGCTGTCGCCGGAGGACCTGACGTTGAGCCTGTCGAGGCCGACGGTGCTGAGGCCCGGGCAGACGGCGAACGTGGTGTTGGGGGTGGGAGGGAAGAGGACGTCCCTGAGGGCGCAGGTGACGAACGTGCACGTGCCGGGGCCGGAGGAGGCGTCGGAGCTGAGCCTGCGTTTCGTGGCGCCGCCGCTGGACCAGGGCCGGCACATCGTGTCGGTGCTGGAGGGGATGAGGGACAAGGGCGAGCTGGAGATGCCGCGCTCGAGGCCCATCTGGCGGGAGCGGATTACACGGGCGGATCGAATCTGCCGCATCTTCGAGGCGCTGACGGCCAGGCGGTGCCGGGGCATGGCGCGCGCGAGCACGGGGGACGTGGAGCTGGTGGCGGCGCTGTATGACAAATACGACGGGCGGGTGGCGTGGGAGGTGATGGGGGTGCTGCCGTCGGTGCCCTTCACGCTGGAGATGTTCGGCTACAGCTCGGTGCTGCACTTCCAGGTGGAGCACGCGACGTACGAGGACGGGCTGTGGAGCGTGCCGTTGCCGAAGGAGCTGGTGCGCTACCGGCACCGGTGGCTGAGGAGGGCTCCGGCGTGGGGCGGGTGCGCGGTGCGCTTCAGCCATCCGTTGTGGCCGCAGGTGCGGGTGGAGCGGGAGCTGGCGGAGCTGTCGTACGACGGGATGTCGTTCTGCACGAATCCGGGCGAGGACGTGATGTACCCGGGGCTGGTGCTGCCGGAGATCGAAGTGGGGATGCCGGGGAGGGAGCCGGTGCGGTTGAAGGCGGAGGTGCGCAGCATCACGGGCTCGTCCCTGGGGCGGCGCTGCGGCATGTCGGTGGTGCCGGTGACGTCGGAGGAGGCGCACCGCTGGCGCAATCTGGTGGAGGAGCAGAGCCATCCGAACACGCGGGTGACGGGGGAGTGGAACCAGGGGACGTGGGAGCTGTTCGAGCGCTCGGGGTACTTCCGGCTGTCGGGGAAGAGCCCGGCGGACTTCGAGCGGATGCAGGCGGAGTACCGGGAGGCGCACGAGCGGCTGGAGAGGAATCCGCGGCTGGGCTACCGGGTGGTGAGGCCGACGCCTGGGGGCGAGGCGGTGGAGGCGAGCCTGTCGTGGCTGAAGCCGTACTCGGGGAGCTGGTTGGGGCACCAACTGGCGAGGCATCAGCCGGGGAACGAGCGGGCGCGGGGGACGGCGCGGGAGGCGCTGCGGGACATCTATCTGAGGGGCTTCGAGCCGGCGCAGATGGACGCGGAGGTGAAGTGGTTCCTGGCGTACTGCGAGGCGCACGTGAGGTGGGTGCGCTTCACGGCGTTCGACTTCGCGGAGTGGTACCAGCACACGGGGAAGGCGTGCATGGTGCCGTTCCGGTTCATGGAGGCGGACGCGAGGCGGGAGTGGGAGAAGCCGGAGGGAATCACGCTGGGGGCGCCGACGGAGGAGGAGAAGGAGGCGTTCTTCGAGCGGGTGAAGGAGACGAGGCCGGAGGCGTACCGGGAGGCGTTGGACCTGGTGCCGGAGCGGTTCGAGCTGACGGAGCTGAAGAGGAAGTGGAGCGAGGCGGGGCTGAAGCGTGAGCGGGACGTGCTGGTGGCGCGCAAGGAGGGGCGAGCGCTGGCGGTGGGGGTGTTGGAGACGGCGCACCCGGGGCTGAACCTGTTCCACGTGTTGGACGGACTGCGGATCGTGCCGTTGGTGGACGAAGCCTCTGCGGAGGGGCAGGAGGCGATGCTGGCGTTGCTGGCGGGGGCGGCGGAGTGGTACCGGCAGCGAGGGCTGGACGTCTTCGTGCACTACGTGGAGACGGAGCACACGGGGTACACGGAGAGGGCGAAGCTGGCGGACTTGGGGGAGGGGAGGATCTGGATCCTCTCGGCGCAACTCCTACCGGACTTCATCGAGCATCTGTACGAAGCGACGACGCCAAGAGGCGATCTCTAG
- a CDS encoding serine/threonine-protein kinase has translation MAGPRQPLAPDDVRGRQMGNYEVLCRLSTGGMAEIFLASKRGLAGFHKPVVLKKILPDIQGQEEFVRMFLDEAKVTAAFNHPHIAQVFDLDVAQGELFLAMEFVPGATLLEVARACRAADEPMPIGFGLASVRDTALALHYAHTFTDALGQPSPVIHRDVAEKNIMVTYEGVTKLLDFGIAKNLAGAHRTQVGMVKGTNGYMSPEQILGEPLDARSDLFSLGVVLHECLTGMRLFPGKVPSAVWNAVLKGPIAEPSRTNKAIPPELDAIVLKALARRREDRYASALEFARELERAVGPLIWLPERSGELLRRLFAERREQTRQLLASGRAAAGGTGEVKLAQLFSDRETPSTPPPVPATPPAPSPGVAAPRARPPLAPTPPPGVAAPPRISTAGLIPVISAPNFPVPAAASDHTDVVPYPAVTKSPAPAPNEVTRIAAPPPPPAPAPPEETPGPNRPVLPAPRAPARASGRQPPPPEPRTPAPPEPSPARPRGPNRTDAPPAVKEPVEPDLKTAVMRPRRPSDQPVTPDPGAASGGGSARVPRRPSLSHLDAVTQPARSLEPSLSHLDAVTQPVRSLEQPGTSAPEQPSPPVSRPPLPPPRKLELDDEDAPEYPTVPALRLPTTPAKLRPMGFEDDEDAPEYPTVPVLKSPLPPWSAPVEPQHEEHEERTSPNGLVIESQEKELAASSPPAPEPTSSRRGVLVATLVLAILLGAGAAMVALRLDGGLLSSRLFPQDPAQARTQAAEAPPPPASTAAPASTGDAAPVVPQTGTGDTPPADPAAQAAPSSATPEATATSAAPATPEEAAAGAGAAEGQNEAVPTDAPPPPGASATDGQDDAPEAAAQVESPEPAQSAKRGKVAAPSRRKRASSADVESAPEQVTNANEADRAWEAMERERTGAAETSGETGSLTLTSDQYAKVYLGNRLLGETPLFRVSLPSGKHTLKLVGPDGKSQKVSVEIKPKELSSLRVSLGKQARE, from the coding sequence ATGGCTGGGCCAAGGCAACCCCTCGCGCCGGACGATGTGCGCGGCAGGCAGATGGGCAACTACGAGGTGCTCTGCCGCCTGTCCACTGGCGGGATGGCGGAGATCTTCCTCGCGTCCAAGCGCGGCCTGGCCGGCTTCCACAAACCCGTGGTGCTCAAGAAGATCCTCCCGGACATCCAGGGCCAGGAGGAGTTCGTCCGGATGTTCCTGGACGAGGCCAAGGTCACCGCGGCCTTCAACCACCCGCACATCGCCCAGGTGTTCGACCTGGACGTGGCCCAGGGCGAGCTGTTCCTCGCCATGGAGTTCGTCCCCGGCGCCACGCTGCTGGAGGTGGCCCGAGCCTGCCGCGCCGCCGACGAGCCCATGCCCATCGGCTTCGGCCTGGCCTCCGTGCGCGACACCGCGCTCGCGCTGCACTACGCGCACACCTTCACGGACGCGCTCGGCCAGCCCTCGCCCGTCATCCACCGCGACGTGGCCGAGAAGAACATCATGGTGACGTACGAGGGCGTCACCAAGCTGCTCGACTTCGGCATCGCCAAGAACCTGGCCGGCGCCCACCGCACCCAGGTGGGCATGGTGAAGGGCACCAACGGCTACATGTCGCCGGAGCAGATTCTCGGCGAGCCGCTGGACGCGCGAAGTGATCTGTTCAGCCTGGGCGTGGTGCTGCACGAGTGCCTCACCGGCATGCGGCTCTTCCCGGGCAAGGTGCCCTCGGCGGTGTGGAACGCCGTGCTCAAGGGCCCCATCGCCGAGCCCTCGCGCACCAACAAGGCCATTCCCCCCGAGCTGGATGCCATCGTGCTCAAGGCGCTCGCGCGCCGGCGCGAGGACCGGTACGCCAGCGCGCTGGAGTTCGCCCGCGAGCTGGAGCGCGCCGTGGGCCCGCTCATCTGGCTGCCCGAGCGCAGCGGCGAGCTGCTGCGGCGCCTCTTCGCCGAGCGCCGGGAGCAGACGCGCCAGCTGCTCGCCAGCGGACGGGCCGCCGCGGGGGGCACGGGCGAGGTGAAGCTCGCGCAGCTCTTCTCGGACAGGGAGACACCCTCCACTCCGCCTCCCGTGCCCGCCACGCCTCCGGCGCCCTCGCCCGGCGTGGCCGCTCCGAGGGCCCGGCCGCCCCTCGCCCCGACGCCTCCGCCCGGCGTGGCCGCTCCCCCGCGCATCTCCACCGCGGGGCTCATCCCCGTCATCTCCGCGCCCAACTTCCCCGTGCCCGCCGCCGCGTCCGACCATACGGACGTCGTCCCCTACCCGGCCGTCACGAAGTCTCCGGCGCCCGCTCCGAATGAGGTCACCCGGATCGCCGCCCCGCCCCCGCCTCCGGCCCCGGCGCCTCCCGAGGAGACCCCGGGCCCGAATCGGCCGGTGCTGCCCGCGCCTCGCGCGCCCGCCCGTGCCTCGGGCCGCCAGCCCCCTCCGCCGGAGCCGCGGACCCCGGCACCCCCCGAGCCTTCTCCCGCGCGCCCGCGCGGCCCGAACCGCACCGACGCTCCCCCCGCGGTGAAGGAGCCGGTGGAGCCGGATCTCAAGACGGCCGTCATGCGGCCGCGCCGCCCCAGCGATCAGCCCGTCACCCCGGACCCCGGTGCCGCCTCCGGGGGCGGCTCCGCGCGTGTGCCACGCCGGCCCTCGCTGTCGCACCTGGACGCCGTCACCCAGCCAGCTCGCTCGCTCGAGCCCTCGCTGTCACACCTGGATGCCGTCACCCAGCCGGTCCGCTCGCTCGAGCAGCCCGGGACTTCCGCGCCGGAGCAGCCCTCCCCGCCCGTCTCGCGTCCACCACTGCCCCCTCCGCGCAAGCTGGAGCTCGACGACGAGGACGCCCCCGAGTACCCCACCGTCCCCGCACTGAGGCTTCCCACGACCCCCGCGAAGCTGCGCCCGATGGGGTTCGAGGATGACGAGGACGCTCCGGAGTACCCCACCGTCCCCGTGCTGAAGTCCCCCCTGCCTCCGTGGTCGGCCCCGGTCGAGCCCCAGCACGAGGAGCATGAGGAGCGCACCTCGCCCAACGGCCTGGTGATCGAATCCCAGGAGAAGGAGCTGGCCGCTTCGAGCCCGCCAGCCCCAGAGCCCACGTCCTCGCGCCGGGGTGTGCTCGTGGCCACGCTGGTGCTCGCGATCCTCCTGGGCGCGGGAGCCGCCATGGTCGCGCTGCGACTGGACGGGGGACTGCTGTCCTCGCGGCTGTTCCCCCAGGACCCGGCACAGGCTCGGACCCAGGCGGCCGAGGCCCCTCCTCCTCCCGCTTCGACGGCCGCGCCGGCCAGCACCGGGGATGCCGCTCCCGTGGTGCCCCAGACCGGCACGGGTGACACGCCTCCGGCCGACCCGGCCGCGCAGGCGGCTCCTTCGAGCGCCACGCCGGAGGCCACGGCTACCTCCGCGGCACCCGCCACCCCGGAAGAGGCCGCCGCCGGTGCGGGTGCGGCCGAGGGGCAGAACGAGGCCGTTCCCACCGATGCGCCTCCGCCCCCGGGCGCGAGCGCAACGGACGGTCAGGACGACGCCCCCGAGGCCGCCGCCCAGGTCGAGTCCCCCGAGCCCGCGCAGTCGGCGAAGCGAGGCAAGGTGGCGGCGCCGTCCCGCCGCAAGCGGGCCTCCTCCGCGGACGTGGAGAGCGCTCCCGAGCAGGTGACGAACGCCAACGAGGCGGATCGGGCGTGGGAGGCGATGGAGCGGGAGCGCACGGGCGCGGCCGAAACGTCCGGAGAGACGGGCAGCCTCACGCTCACCTCGGATCAATACGCCAAGGTGTACCTGGGCAACCGCCTGCTGGGCGAGACGCCG